A section of the Dehalobacter sp. DCM genome encodes:
- a CDS encoding permease prefix domain 1-containing protein: MSEHLRIEEFEHYVRTIISGVNLELREKQELADEWKQHLYDHYAALRSSDLDQDEAIRTVIAQFGDIQMIQHEVNQAYPSAKKRHILKEMCIAGLCLIACIVGPKLLIEAYFQYYFIAVPIIALAIAYGIYHLAVKRQTFWWLYVIGFIGIYLFFLQAFLTPARETAINWELYPQQLFSLNWDRLTGPSGLWDFVTMHMMWYVVILFQFIRGNNYIPVWKRICNASFAYWAMLFIGVFVAGSFSSGETQVLVANVFLLYGFLQQTISIEGILKLQAKVVNLRN; the protein is encoded by the coding sequence TTGTCAGAACATCTACGGATTGAGGAATTCGAACATTACGTCCGGACAATTATTTCCGGAGTGAATTTGGAGCTGAGAGAAAAACAGGAATTGGCGGATGAGTGGAAACAACACTTATATGACCACTATGCCGCATTACGCAGCAGCGATTTGGATCAAGATGAGGCAATCCGCACGGTGATAGCGCAATTTGGCGATATTCAAATGATCCAGCACGAAGTGAATCAAGCCTATCCCAGCGCGAAAAAAAGACATATTCTCAAAGAAATGTGCATTGCCGGTTTATGTTTAATTGCGTGTATCGTTGGCCCGAAACTGTTGATAGAAGCCTATTTCCAATACTATTTTATTGCTGTGCCCATAATCGCGTTAGCTATTGCGTATGGTATTTATCATCTTGCGGTGAAGCGCCAAACCTTTTGGTGGCTATACGTTATCGGCTTCATTGGGATTTATCTTTTTTTCTTACAGGCTTTTTTGACCCCAGCGAGAGAAACCGCAATAAACTGGGAGTTATACCCTCAACAGCTTTTTTCGCTGAATTGGGACAGATTAACCGGACCGAGCGGCCTTTGGGATTTTGTCACAATGCATATGATGTGGTATGTTGTTATTCTGTTCCAGTTCATCAGGGGAAATAATTACATCCCCGTCTGGAAGCGGATTTGTAATGCCAGTTTTGCTTATTGGGCGATGCTCTTCATCGGTGTTTTTGTGGCAGGGTCCTTCTCAAGCGGCGAAACGCAAGTCCTTGTTGCCAATGTTTTTCTTCTGTACGGATTTCTTCAACAGACGATTTCGATTGAGGGTATCTTAAAATTACAGGCAAAAGTGGTTAACCTGAGAAATTGA
- a CDS encoding PadR family transcriptional regulator, with protein MHKAELLKGSTGLILLSLLTEKDMYGYEITEKVQTLSEGYLCYKEGTLYPALKRLELAGLVSSYWRDSSDGPRRKYYRITHAGEHAVADQKNEWNMFQKVMQRIVGDGIVRTSTD; from the coding sequence ATGCATAAAGCGGAACTATTAAAGGGAAGTACCGGCCTTATTCTGTTGTCTTTGCTTACCGAGAAGGATATGTACGGGTACGAGATTACAGAGAAGGTACAAACGCTGAGTGAAGGATATCTTTGTTACAAAGAAGGAACCCTTTATCCGGCTTTAAAAAGACTGGAACTAGCCGGACTGGTCAGTAGTTATTGGCGGGATTCCAGTGATGGACCGCGCCGAAAATATTATCGCATTACACATGCAGGCGAACACGCCGTAGCAGATCAAAAAAACGAATGGAACATGTTTCAGAAAGTTATGCAGCGGATTGTGGGTGATGGCATTGTCAGAACATCTACGGATTGA
- a CDS encoding serpin family protein — protein MKKRVCLLLCIILTISLLAGCSAKPASQNSTFDKNGISPEVVVQNSRFAFELFQQLNKEDGTENIFISPLSIATALSMTYQGAEAETKKAMAKALGYSEIDDSILNESYKNLIPYLNQLDKKVTLNISNSIWVREGEDIKPAFLTVNKDIFNAAVTPLDFNQDKAADQINQWISQSTNKKIEKMVDSPIAPDVIMYLINAIYFKGDWTAEFDAEKTFQTQFRARNGGKSDVMMMSRTGKIAYGQGDGFQAVRLPYGNGKAAMYCILPEETEPINEFIGGLDAERWNVIRTSISEREDVLLQLPRFKVEYGIKDLKDSLSALGMGLAFTDNADFSRIRDDICISRVLHKAVIEVNEEGSEAAAATVVEMKLTGAPMDAPSFIADRPFLFIIADDETGTILFMGKLIEAEL, from the coding sequence ATGAAAAAAAGGGTTTGTCTGCTGCTATGTATTATCCTGACCATTAGCTTGCTGGCAGGGTGTTCGGCCAAGCCTGCCTCGCAAAATTCAACCTTTGATAAAAATGGAATCAGTCCGGAGGTTGTTGTGCAAAATTCGCGCTTTGCTTTTGAACTTTTCCAGCAGCTAAATAAGGAGGACGGTACAGAGAATATCTTCATCTCGCCCTTGAGCATAGCGACGGCTCTGTCTATGACCTATCAGGGAGCCGAGGCAGAAACGAAAAAAGCCATGGCCAAGGCCTTGGGATATAGCGAAATCGACGACAGTATCCTCAATGAAAGCTATAAAAATCTGATTCCGTATCTGAATCAGCTGGACAAAAAAGTCACGCTGAACATCAGTAATTCGATCTGGGTAAGAGAAGGCGAGGATATTAAGCCGGCCTTTTTAACGGTTAATAAGGATATTTTCAATGCCGCCGTGACCCCGCTCGACTTTAACCAAGACAAAGCCGCAGATCAAATCAATCAATGGATATCCCAATCAACCAACAAAAAAATCGAAAAGATGGTTGATTCCCCGATAGCCCCGGATGTCATCATGTACCTGATCAATGCGATCTATTTCAAGGGGGATTGGACGGCGGAATTTGATGCCGAGAAGACCTTTCAGACCCAATTCCGGGCACGCAATGGCGGCAAGAGCGACGTCATGATGATGAGCCGAACAGGCAAAATCGCCTACGGACAGGGAGACGGTTTCCAAGCTGTCCGGCTGCCCTACGGCAACGGTAAGGCGGCAATGTACTGCATCTTGCCGGAAGAAACAGAACCCATCAACGAATTTATCGGCGGCCTGGATGCCGAGCGGTGGAACGTGATCCGGACCAGTATTTCCGAACGGGAGGATGTGCTGCTGCAGCTGCCGCGCTTTAAAGTGGAATACGGCATTAAAGACCTCAAAGACAGTCTGTCCGCCCTGGGCATGGGGCTGGCCTTTACTGACAATGCGGACTTTTCCAGAATCCGGGATGATATTTGTATCAGCCGGGTACTGCACAAGGCGGTTATCGAGGTCAACGAAGAAGGCAGTGAAGCCGCGGCGGCAACCGTAGTGGAAATGAAGCTGACGGGAGCACCTATGGATGCACCGTCGTTCATCGCCGACCGGCCATTTTTATTCATTATTGCCGACGATGAAACAGGGACAATTCTGTTTATGGGTAAATTGATTGAGGCTGAATTGTAA
- the ligD gene encoding non-homologous end-joining DNA ligase, producing the protein MDKEKLTEYNRKRNFDRTLEPEGISEMPRESLRFVVQHHLARRDHYDFRLEWDGTLLSWAVPKGPSYDTRDKRLAVHVEDHPLEYRNFEGTIPKGEYGGGVVMLWDEGYWEPHGDVAEGLGAGMLKFVLKGQRLKGKWALVRLKGKKDEKQENWLLLKEKDEHAAGSDGVSEFTTSIRTGRTMEEIEAGKEWTDGLVIQGIKISNPDKVIFTEPEITKGDVVRYYEKAAERMLPYLSRRVLSIVRCPKGISQTCFYKKHPGPGSKGIVTIPITHSEGKTEDYFYIENISGLIAEAQMGTLEFHTWGSRVDALEKPDLMVFDLDPDEGMELSHVRQGVRDLHSILTELSLNAYLKTSGGKGYHVVVPLKPTAAWEVFHDFARRVAEVMEQKWPDRYTSNVRKAKRKGKIFIDWIRNGRGATSIAPYSIRARKGARVSMPIAWAELDTLAPDSVTMAEALRRIEDKDPWDDFFRNHQQLT; encoded by the coding sequence ATGGATAAGGAAAAACTCACTGAATACAACCGGAAAAGGAATTTTGACCGAACCCTGGAACCGGAAGGGATAAGCGAAATGCCCCGGGAGAGTCTGCGGTTTGTCGTCCAGCACCATCTGGCCCGTCGGGATCACTACGATTTTCGTCTGGAGTGGGATGGGACTCTCTTAAGCTGGGCTGTACCCAAGGGCCCTTCCTATGATACCCGGGACAAGCGGCTCGCCGTACATGTGGAAGACCATCCCCTGGAGTACCGGAATTTTGAGGGGACGATTCCCAAAGGGGAATACGGCGGCGGTGTCGTCATGCTCTGGGATGAAGGGTACTGGGAGCCCCATGGGGATGTGGCTGAGGGACTCGGTGCAGGAATGCTCAAGTTTGTCCTGAAAGGGCAACGACTGAAGGGGAAGTGGGCCTTGGTGCGGCTAAAAGGGAAAAAGGACGAGAAACAGGAAAACTGGCTGCTGCTCAAAGAAAAAGATGAACATGCTGCCGGCAGCGACGGTGTATCCGAATTTACCACCAGCATCCGAACCGGACGCACCATGGAGGAAATAGAAGCTGGAAAAGAATGGACCGACGGCCTGGTTATCCAAGGAATTAAGATCAGTAACCCGGACAAAGTGATCTTCACTGAACCGGAAATCACCAAAGGGGATGTGGTCCGCTATTACGAAAAGGCTGCGGAGCGCATGCTTCCCTATCTGAGCCGCAGGGTCTTAAGCATTGTCCGCTGCCCCAAGGGCATCTCCCAAACCTGCTTTTATAAGAAGCATCCCGGCCCGGGCAGCAAAGGAATCGTAACTATCCCCATTACCCATAGTGAGGGGAAAACGGAGGACTACTTTTATATAGAAAACATTTCCGGGCTCATCGCCGAAGCGCAAATGGGCACCCTGGAATTTCACACCTGGGGAAGCCGGGTGGACGCTCTGGAAAAACCGGATCTGATGGTCTTTGATCTGGACCCGGATGAGGGCATGGAACTGAGTCACGTGCGGCAGGGGGTCCGGGATTTACATAGTATTCTCACCGAGCTTTCCCTGAACGCCTATCTCAAGACCAGCGGCGGCAAAGGGTACCATGTGGTCGTTCCTTTAAAACCTACCGCTGCCTGGGAGGTATTTCACGATTTTGCCAGGCGCGTCGCCGAAGTGATGGAACAGAAATGGCCCGACCGCTACACCAGCAACGTGCGCAAGGCCAAGCGCAAGGGCAAAATCTTTATTGACTGGATTCGCAACGGCAGAGGTGCCACCAGTATTGCCCCGTATTCGATCCGAGCCCGCAAAGGGGCCCGCGTGTCCATGCCCATCGCCTGGGCGGAATTAGACACGTTGGCTCCCGACAGTGTGACCATGGCGGAAGCACTTCGGAGAATCGAGGATAAGGACCCTTGGGATGATTTTTTTCGCAATCATCAGCAGCTAACCTGA